The Paramormyrops kingsleyae isolate MSU_618 chromosome 12, PKINGS_0.4, whole genome shotgun sequence region CCAATGACCTGTTTAAGTGACCATTAGAATGGCTCAGGAAACTGACTGACCGTCATCCATTGCAGCAGGcatggcagacaggcagaggagtGCAATCCCCAGCAAGCTTGGAGTCATCATGTCTCAGTTCAGTCCCACAACACCTCCCTGCAGAGCAAACCAGAGGTTAGTTACTTTATCCCTGATACCATGTTGTTTAACCACTTGGTTCTCCCCACCCACCCTGAAATTGGTGTTCAACATCATTCAAAGTGACACTTGTTAAAGCGATCGTCAATGCTGTGAATTATGGCCCTACTGCCACTGGAAAGATGACAACCCTGAAAGGAGGGAGGAAATTCCAGAGAAATGTCTTGTAttgtcagtggttctcaaattGTGCACACCACCTCAGAATATATTTTGGCTCACAGTATAAATGGAGAGAACTCCATATACCACTAGAGGGAGGAGCCTCACATACTATTGTGTAAGAACAGGGTCATATGATCAGCAGGAGTCGACACTGAATAGACAACATCTAATGATATTAAGCTACTCTGGCAACTACCAATGAGGACAGAAATTACATGCATATCCCTAAATGGAGGCAAATGCATACAAATATGCAAGAatatacaacacacacaaatgatCACTTTATTGGACCCCATACAGCCAGAGTCCAcaccaaaacacaaacataatgCAATCAAAAGCAAGAGAAGGTCACACAATTATGGTTCCCCGTAGCCTATAGATATGGTTGTGCAGAACCCACTACTTTCACTCACCCCTTAGGTACCACTGTCCCCACTacttgggcagtggtggcttgatagttagggtagcgcacttgtaattgaaagattgcaggttcgaatcccccaccagcaagtcaccactgaggtaccctgagcaaggtaccgtccccaagcactgctccccgggcgccgacttagctgccccctgctatgtcacgaaagtcacatatgggtcaaatgcagaggacacatttcattgttgcgcactgtctgctgtggtgtgttgacaatgaccactgatcacttaattctaaaTTCTACTTCTGAAACACCCAGAGTTCAGCTGAAAAGCATAGCAGGACCACCCTCTAACAAACACTGAACACCCCTAGTCCTCCAGCCACcacaatacaaacatcctaCTGTACATGTGCTACAAGCAAGATTTGGACAACTTACCTGTGAAGATCTGTGACTCTTCTTTCTCTTTCCCTCTGGTTCATTCTGGACCATTTTATATACTTGTGTTGCACCCCTATTGTAcggatcctcgtgtgtgccacgccccctcgtttgCCTCGCGTGGAATCCCAGTGtcttcagctgtttctagttgtgttcattagtttggtgtatttaggtccgtgtctgtgtgcctctcgTTAATGCGGTCATTGACGTCGTTCTGTGTATGGAGTTAGAACCCTGCCAATACGTCACAAATGCCCCACGATCTGTACACAAACCGAATGTAATTTATAAATAACGAGCAATCCGCAAACGTGCACATCATGctgtacaaatacaaaacatacatctcacacaaacacaatgcgCTTTGCAAATACAAAACACTGCTGTCAAAACAATATAATGTGTTTTgataatacaaacaaaacaaaaagagcgTCTATGGCAGCCCTATTCAATAGGCGGCCCACGGGCCAAAACCGGCCCATCAGTCATTTTGGACCGGCCCGCTGACTACCTCTTATTTATTAAATAGCTGCGATTTAACTGTAAGCGCGACAGTTTATAACATTTTACGGGACGTCGCGCAGCTGTTTACGCTCTTGATGGAAGGTTTATGACAGTTTACAACAGCGGGAACATGTCGCATTCAAAAGAGAAAAGACGTAAGGTTGACAGCGAAAATAGAAAATTTAACAACGAGTGGACTGATAAgtatgcacacatacaaaatGCTGAGGGAAAACCCATGTGCCTTGTCTGTCTTGTCATATGCTCGGTAAATAAAGAATACAATGTGCGGAGGCACTTCAAGACTTTAGAAGTCAGCAGtttgtttgtgatttttttgAAGTTATGTTTGTTCTTATTTGTACAATATGATATCGTTATTACTGTTTATGTGAGTTTATGACTGTGACATTTGCTCTTATTTGCACAAAATTGTAATTATTGTTTTCtaggctttattttatttaagcaaAAGCAAATACTGTCACTGTGAGTTTGTGACTCAGATGTCTGTTAAAATTAAAGCTGGCTGtgttttgcagtttttattatttgcacTAGAAGCCAGTGGTTAATGCTATTTgactcatttaaataaaatgttgaaaatgcAGTGGTGCTTTGTATTAATGGGGTACAATACAAGAAATACAGAGAAATGTGCGGCCCACTGGCAAAAGCCGTATGACAATTTGGCCCAATGAAAAATCTAATTGAATACCCCTGGTCTATGGTATCAAGTAAATGGCTGTATTGTCAGTAGAACGCTGGTTGTTGTTATGTATCAGATAAAACATGAGTTTTGTCTGTAATAAAACGGAAGATGTGACTGAACTGTAGCGCGTGAGCGCGTGCTGGAGCTCCACGTGAGAgtcgcgcgcgcgcacacacacacagcgcgtTTACATCGCAACGAGTCCCGTATGTGTTtttcagaatcagctttattcgCTGAGTGTGCTGgtgcacacaaggaatttgtttccgGCAGCTGGAGACTTTCTAGTACACAGACAATAAATGAGactatacaaacaataaattataCTATTAAGCAGTTACTTCTGTTTTCTGCACATAATTACTCAAATACTTTCACATACAGAAGAATCAATATTATCTGCACGTGTTTCGTTTCTGTGCGTTACAGCGCTTCTGAGTtattacaaatgaaataataGTCGTCACGCAGGACTAACGTAGGGTTAGTAGTAATATTCTCAGAGTCGTGGTCTCGGctggtctcgaaataaaatcccgagtccGATTTGTTCGTGTCCATGACAAGACCGAGTACAAATACGTCCGATTACGATTCCGAGACCGGAACCGAGTACTACCACACTACTCTTTCCTTTTTATAGTTCTGCATGGATCTAGTTTGTTCATGTTGAATATTTTAATTCTTCATTACCTGCAGAGTGTGAAAGTTCCATATAGTGTGCTTGAGGAACTAGGTTAGTATTTATTTTCATGGGTTAGAAAGTATACATTGGTTTTAACTTTGTTCCTTCTCTTCCAGAAACCGGACTATGCCCACATACAAACGGCTGCAAAGAACCTAATTGGCAGGGTTCTAACTCCATACTGAGAACGACGTCAATGACCGCATTAAcgagaggcacacagacacggacctaaatacaccaaactaatcaacacaactagaaacagctgaagacacggggattccacacgaggcaaacgagggggcgtggcacacacgatgATCGGAACAATAGGGGTGCAACAAAAGTATATAAAATGGTCCAGAATGAACCAAAGGGAAAGGGAAAAAAGAGTCATAGATCTTCACAGGAGGTCAGTTGTCCAAATCTTGTTTATGGCACATGTAGGATGTTTGTTTTGTAGTGGTTGGGGGACTAGGGGTGTTCAGTGTTTGTTAGAGGGTGGTCCTGCTATGCTTTTCAGCTGAGCTCTGGGTGTTTCGGAAGTAGTGGGGACAGTGGTACCTGAGGGGTGGGTGAAAGTAGTGGGCTCTGCACAACCATATCTATAGGCTACTGGGGAACCATAATTGTGTCTGGCTTTCTCTTGCTTTTGATTGcattatgtttgtgttttggtgTGGACTCTGGCTGTATGGGGTCCATTAAAGTGATCATATGTGTCTGTTGTATATTCCTGCATATTTGTATGCATTTGCCTCCATTTAGGGATATGTATGTAATTTCTGTCCTTATTGGTAGTTGCCAGAGTAGCTTAATATCATTAGATGCTGTCTATTCAGTGTTGACTTGTGCTGATCATATGACCCTGTTCTTAAACAATAGTATGTGAGGCTCCTCCCTCTAGTGGTATATGGAGTTCTCTCCATTTATACTGTGAGCCAAAATATATTCTGAGGTGGTGTGCACAATTTGAGAACCTCTGACAATACAAGACATTTCTCTGGAATTTCCTCCCTCCTTTCAGGGTTGTCATCTTTCCAGTGGCAGTAGGGCCATAATTCACAGCATTGACGATCGCTTTAACCAGTGTCACTTtgaatgatgttgaataacaatTTCAGGGTGGGGGAGAACCAAGTGGTTAAACATGGTATCAGGGATCATCATAAAGTAACTAACCTCTGGTTTGCTCTGCAGGAAGGTGTTGTGGGACTGAAGAACTGAGACATGAGGACTCCAAGCTTGCTGGGGATTGCactcctctgcctgtctgccatgCCTGCTGCAATGGATGACGGTCAGTCAGTTTCCTGAGAGCCATTCTAATGGTCACTTAAACAGGTCATTGGGTGTTGGACATGTGACAAGCCTGGGACATTCAGCACTGAATCCAAACAGCCCcaaatgatttgtttagctCAGTTTTGAGAATTCCATGCATCACAACAGTCGTAGGTCAAGGCTGTTTCCCAAGACTTTTGACTCCATGATCATCATAACGTCAGGGAGAATTCAGTATGAGATGGATTAGGACTCTTGATCATAGCACAGCCCCATGgaattgtgttttctgtgcTCCATCAGACTACCACAACAAGTTCCCAAAGTACTGTGGTGATGACCGCTACAGCCACTGGTACCAAACTGGCCGCTACTGTATACGGTATTTCAGCACACCACTCTCCTTCTCTGATGCTGAGGTAAAGCCTAAACCGTCCCCCAGGTGCCTCACTTTGTAGTGGTTCTGTAGATGAAGCTAAGGATTCCATTCTAATAGTATCTCAATCAGCCGACATCTGTATTGCGGCTATACTGCATTCAGATTAATTGTTGTTCTGTACCAGTCTGCTTGCAGTCAAAAAGCTTCAGGGAGTCACCTGCTCTCCGTGCACAGTGAACAAGCAAATGCCGATGCCTTGGCCATCGTGTTGAAATTCAACCCCTCCTCACCACGGACCTGGTTGGGTGGTCAAAGGGATGGCCAGGTGATGGAGACATGGGAACAGGGCTGGGACATCCATGTGCCTTGTAACGTTACTGTGAACCAGGGATGGTAATTTCAGGCTGGTGTCCTGTGTGTCCAACAGTGATACTGTTCCTTCTCACTCTCCCCTGACAGTCAAACGACTTCATCTGGACAGATGGTTCTTCTTGGAATTTTGAGAACTGGGTTCCAGGTCAACCAGACGGTGCCAGTAATGTTGAGGGCTGTGTGGAGATGAACTGGAGAAGTAAGAAAGGGGAGCGGTGTAGATGGGAGAACGGTGGAGGGGAAAGTAGCCAGGGGGAAGCATGGAAAATGGTTACAGAACACTCACTGGAGTAATATATTGACCAACTGTTCACTTTGGACGAGTGTATTTTTCCAGCAGAAACATTAAAGAACAAACTGACGGACAAGCCATCTCCTCCCTGGACCTCTTTTAATGAAGAGGAGTTGAATACTGAATGTTTCCTGTGGAACTTCAGTAGTGCTTTGAGAAACACATTGTGTTAATTGGCATAAAACATGAATCTATAGTAGTATAGAGGGTTTGCTTCATGTGATTTCTTTCAGACTTGGGAGAATGGAATGATGATCAGTGCATGAAGCGGAAGCCTTTCATTTGCGCCTTCAAGCGGCACAAGTGGCAGCGGGAGCCGGACAATTGAAACACTGGAAGGACTCTATGGCATGGCTTAACATCAGGCGACGCATGAAGATTCATGCAATGTGCAAGATCAGTAAAGAATCACAATTTTGAAATGCTTTGCTGAACCCATGCCAAATAAAATGGATAAATGTTAACAGTGACTGCATTCTTATTAATTAACTGCCAGTAacatcattttaaatgcattattgGCTGGTACATTATGCCGACTCcaatattacattattggtacTTTACATAATGTAGTAAAGTTAATGTCATTGGCAGTTCTTGCGTTTGTCAGGGTCTGTCTGTTGTGCTCAGGGGACGGCCAAGGGGCCAAAACAGTCATCCTGCTCATTTAATCATACCTGTCTGACTGTCCCTGTATATTGGTGTCTGCTTGTCCTTtgctccccagtctggtcagTGTCATCTGTGCAGTAACCCCTCCAAGTCTCTCTGATAGTGTCGCTCTGTTCTCCCCCGTGGTAGCGTCTCCCGTTCAAGGTATAATATGCCTGCCCATCCCTCTGGGTGCCTCCAGATTCTTTGTAAAGAGACAGAGGTCTGCACCCATGTATCGATTACCGGGTCCTGAACAACATGGTGAAATGGTGGGAACCGCTCCTACTCATCCACTCCGGGTGGAAGCAGCTTAGGTCTTTACCAAATTGAATCTGGGCAGTGCCTACAACCCGATCCGGATCCGAGAGGGGGGGTGGGTCAGTGAACAGTTCTTCGGTCTTTCAGACATTCATGAACAGAGTCCTGGCTGACCTGCTGCACTAGTTTTGTGAACATGTACAATTATTTTCATTCACTCCATGCCCATGGAACATGTTCATCACGTACGCCAGGTTCTCCAGCGCTGCCTCCTATGCAAAGTGTGAGGATCTATGGTTAAGTTCCTGGGGTACCTGATCCAACCAGGAGGAGTGGGGATGGATGAGGACAAGGCTAAAGCTGTAAGGGATTGGCCAAAACCCCAGATGGTCAGAATCAGACATCTGTCAGAGCACAGTACAGCGCATGTTCTGATGAACTTGACCATTTAGTCACTGAAATAAAGCACATGCCTCACGCTGGATACTGGCTAGTGAAGGGGAGCTGGCAGGCAAGAGGGCATCTGGTGCACTGGGACAGGGTGAGGTCTTCCATGCACCGTGTGGATACTCTTGGCGTCCTCTCTCACCCGAACCAGATAGGATGTGTTGTGCGGCGGACGTATTCAACACCTGGCCCAAAATCTCTGCTTCGGACTCCAAGCATAAGCTGATATGGTgtgaaacatgttttttttaacagtttcCTGTTGATGAATTACATTTTGCATGATGTACTTTAATGTGATTAGGTACAATATTGTGATCTTTGCCATTTCTCTCAAGAAAGGTATGATGCATGTATGTACACATCACAACTCTAAATTGAACATTATGATTATTTAAACCcacattatttacatatttctaaCAGATCGTGTATCTGGGTGCTGCCAACAACAACCTGTCAATGGCACTGGCCTTTTCTCAACAGTCAGGTGATGAATTTGGATTTCCTCAGGAAAGTGCAGTTACAGGAACATGGACTAATCTGATCTTTATTGAAATGTCTTTATCTTTATCCCCCCATAAAATCGTGAAGGAGCCCCACCTTGTATTGAGTATATATGACATTTAGAGACGCTATAGTACACTGCTTTGAACAAAATTTCTTAGAACTACCAGGATATAGTATTTTACTGCTAACTAGACTAATTAAATGCTGCACATTTTTAAAGGCTTCTTTTTCAGACGAGAACCTATAACAACATGGCTCTGCATTATATTTTTACTAATATGACTCTCCTTCCAGGATTGAAAGGTTGTGGAGAGACCTGTGGTGTGCCGTCACAAACATCTGCTACGACGTGCTTCACTCACTAGTGGGTGATGGTTTTCTTGACCTGTCAAACACAATGCACCTCTTCTGTTGCCACTACGTGTTTGTGCCTAGATTACAAGCTGCCCTGGATGCCATTCCAATTGGTTGGGATAACCACCCAATTAGAACCGAGGAAAATTAGACTCCAAATCAGTTATGGGTAATGGGGACTATTCAGCATCCTGTGACTGAACCCAACAGTGAAGAGGTACACCACCTGTTATTGATAACTCTTGTTTTATTACAGTGTGATATTACCTTTATCAGGTCAGATCAATTAAGTTGAACAAGTGCTTTTACTACGGcagcatggtggcgcagtggttagtgctgttgcctcacaagaaggtcctgggttcgattcccgggttGGCCGTGGGGCATTTCCTCGTGGAGTTTGCCTGCTCTCCCCGTGTtggtgtgggtttcctcccactgtCCAAAGGCATGCACTATAGGTTAATTGGTGACACTAAATTGGCCCCGTAAGGTGTGCGTGATGCGATTGTGTGTGCGTgacctgtggtgtgttggcgccGGCCCAGGGTTTGTCCCCGCCATGTGCCCATACTtaccgggataggctccagtccccgtGACCCCAATAGGGATTACCCTTTATGTGTCTGCTCCACCAAATGGTAGACCATTTAAATGGCGACGCCCTTTTAAATGCGCTGCGTGTTGCATTACAATACtgggctgggcattcagttccATGCTTGGAGAGCATGCAGTAGTCAGAAAATACACCAGATGGTACTGTGGTGCAAAAATAGAGGTACCACTGCAGCGATCTCAAGCGCAGACAAAGAATTTTGAAGACTCCCTCCAAGTTGTTGGAAATACCGTAAGCAGATTCGAAAGTAAGCGgatgttttcaataaaaaataaattcagaGCGGTTATTTAAGCGAATGGTTCACAATAAccaccccccaacacacacaaaaaaatatcatgatgcaggaaaaaaattttaaacaaaTGGTGTCAAATGGTAGAGATgccagtttgtgggtaattattttACTACAAATgctatcaaaaatatataaggaTAGCAGTGTTCTATTCATTCTGTTCATGTACATGTAGTgctatttcattacatttcctataattttacaatgtaatcactgaattcataataatataatgcaataaaataattattgcaatatttttagaTAGATATTTCATGAAAAGCACCTCAGTGTGTGttgtttatatattatgtaGATGGACACCAGGACATTCTAAGGCAATAGGCAGGAAGCCCTGAAATGGCACTAGTACCTGAAAACCCTGCGCTGTCTGATGCTGAAGGGTGCGCTGATAGTGACGACGACAGAATAGCAGACCCGGATTTCCTTCCCACTCCGATTCTGATGATTTTACGTCCTTGGATGAGGATCAAGACCAGGACGTTCaactaccaccaccaccaaaaaaaggaaaatagcTAACAAAGGTAAAAACTGTCTAATAACAGTCAGTAAGACAGAGGCAGAAGATGAATGCGAGTTGGATCACAGAAGGCCACCATGGAAAAGGCAGGACATTGAGTCAATACCTGTGCCAGATTCCACATTTGACCCCCCAGATGAAATTGAAACACCGCTGCAGTACTTCAAGATGATGTTCACTAATGAGATGGTTCAACATTATTTCTAACCACGCTAATTTGTTGGAGATCCCATAAAAACCACCTCTCATAAAACTGAATCTTTCCTGGCCATTCTGTTGTGCATGGGAGTTTTCGAATGCCCATCCATAGACGATTACTGGCACCATCTCTCACAGTACAGCCTTGTAGCTGATATTATGGTCATCAAAAGCTTCAAGTTGTTACGCAAACTTCTTCACTGACAATGAGCAGTGTGAAGGCAGCCAGGATCGGTCTTATAAAGTCGCCCTCTGTCTGAGATGCTGAGGAAGAAGTGTCTCCTTATTCCATCCACTTACAGGCAGAGTGTAGATGACGTAATGGTGGCATACAAAGGCCCACGGGCAGGGAATCTGCGTCAGTACGTTGCCAATAAACCAGATAAGTGGGGTTTCAAAGTCTTCTGTCGGGCCAGTTCCTGTGGCCTTGTACATGATCTCTTTAT contains the following coding sequences:
- the LOC140577700 gene encoding lectin-like, with the protein product MRTPSLLGIALLCLSAMPAAMDDDYHNKFPKYCGDDRYSHWYQTGRYCIRYFSTPLSFSDAESACSQKASGSHLLSVHSEQANADALAIVLKFNPSSPRTWLGGQRDGQSNDFIWTDGSSWNFENWVPGQPDGASNVEGCVEMNWRNLGEWNDDQCMKRKPFICAFKRHKWQREPDN